One genomic segment of Besnoitia besnoiti strain Bb-Ger1 chromosome VII, whole genome shotgun sequence includes these proteins:
- a CDS encoding hypothetical protein (encoded by transcript BESB_078140) produces the protein MITFFPVRASSLFLLAFVLISLLFPLLVVSTQETEVGGVAAPSAVFSFVERSGVLQHPHFGDFPREGDATAAEEREPERARVDAKEPRNPHRGAAAPPQNGSDKRESTTRGDERGKEDIYEAEDSSADGSVTADHGGKEDRSERNEHSLGARRLVGESDEEAGAEKGGDEEAEGRAAPAKRGEGRGTKASTDEESPGRPHTTEGDDEAREGRASRILARAQMNSTRKGRGEQENAVSTGALGASADEEPPARRRRKGESARASAPDAAPEILTAPASFFFPSLASSSPAVDAFSDSSAPLAAHQEGHEGPGWHTDERPAARATGEEADGKRKKKEGRGRPREGEAQSADSGRGDAERRKTEEEMRRIDEERRRIDEEIRADEWRRASWERQRDAAHASLSSLSSAESSGLNASSLSPPSFFSLESAESSSDPSTSLSLPSLLSSVSSPSLSAPSAPSTPVAPSSSLAAPSPSIVYSPSFSSRPSSPPFPPHAPAALETPPLVSPVLPPFFSLDSFLPSPALLASSVHPSLSYSPFPASSAASLSASDSASFSPEVWAAPVSSLLSPVWGGAGEALGSTLVALGNFEDPLQGERQAQGPDREAVRAKPEGATTESEGRPPTPRRLPFRVDDERKRGGGAPRKRTDADRSEAHAAPGADALQESSEAALRLAGPRERREDAVLEPTGLLPPQELKSVRRPKKAEVVRASGREGRDATQKLTRGEDARQGETQTRPTREETDTLFSAEAAEKQGRGDGGREEEKPRPLLESSAQPAERRSDSGENAAYDHHGERLAFLPLNPSDRPQDEKQKRESDGGGSLRDARKTAADSGREGARRDAAELSPYEAEDSGNVSSASGAEPQPEGAPSEAETNTREEIRRREGDETPDSGRGGPGVLSALTRREELSTAVIRAGGGEAELQPEARGAAERNSAGRGDADHLKGGAEEDEEELREDGDAGGRGADIQGEADHEATAETPEGVLPLRARGHGKSPLIPWSGGKAEEEVEGRRREGRQSETEKEKKEEEEKRDDAKKDRSGARRSSDEAPRERKRQAEAADEEARDAEKEGESLTAEAGSRKPEDTTTQTKADRGSGVLPGTDEKKENPTTITWAGGRGVAAQPRAGEEKQEDARMKETKEESREEKREGAKRKKDERAESENETAKSNLEEGESAENDEHTEGEGDENQAKKDSKEGEETQADDEGARNKEENGDREKHKTEEDGAAEKTEEDRKKDEPDQSGSAGERAAKEGEQDTKKTKDEGSAEKEKKDAQDESAADKEDEASLKAGDPQESTKNSDEDEEATKAKDDGGMEKKDKPDKSDGSKTAEEERNANGERSEEKEEDEEETETKEKTPSISEKRKKNRGDGKTAEDEGVSEEDSEANEARDGSVAKNKPKDDEIPREAEKKKTAHARDAAKSAEDDSVSTTGDEARGGADDSQKKDARSSSADRGKRASTSASRSRTPGSAGKKDEPRPGAAYTPDGIKVSPKFAIEAIEDEEDLMVLATMIKENPLLQGDTLLKHVAMTIFAPVDSAMGNPYIDFDKLRRLHWVNSRGVHPSLFACGVFAAVFGVRATSAGALPAALRGTHPACAHMLAAAHKHTLTRGARRALTARWWKPHAATHSVSSCLGFQKSAIPNPEKTEETMVFMHVVAPRIIDPSRISEVPQTFEAKNKQLLTLYRLPKPSTTATSTAVTSTTSRTSSSSRNSTSSSSSPPPGSSASAAARRRSEPPEGAAGDEGEGGKLDGKDGGSGDDRAGARSPSSSSRGRERERHSAAASASAEEEDADKKRSPSASASRPEASVSSGPGSGGNEGGRGRETNSASDGAFNRGRARGRRDAAASGASSRRLAEWDCGDSSCTLAAASPSLASHSQYSSPDSALSSAAFAVPADAPSFDSPFSSSAPASLFPPSSDLEYAPARGFGDATHLGYEAAEPTFWPSSPQPPDAHAPRSSAASFFLPGAAAPLSLLSPRPARSSLSPTAVDSSSTFTSAYSAPSASLHSPFESLHAPAPRVGMLHSPGRDSLGDSFGDPWSLEGWQALSEPHTHFSHPAQRLPQSTAVFSAHVQPPSAAPPAESNRTAVASPAEAPRESAFEDMRVMAHGRIARVVGIVKTKRGFIYKINKFLAPRWSPGPNIVDFIRTRDRFSKSNYFLAATPPELVEELKLAGPVTLFLVPDSGWVFPNGEIVPYCVFRSLALPSNRVYVQEIISWFAVPGIWNKTMIQRADWLPTLGDGPNLAVAHVNGRGDRIRPVRLRAASSPPPADVPKTPDDLERAAALDALRVARAAEEKIQEALHGGGDAGSQGAGEKKAAAAHARRRERGDAPDSRRREGDSEAETAPEDARKTEANAKKAEKDEEEEGNTKEDNRKEDSEKKESEKKGSEKKGSEKKESEKKEGEKKESDREEEREDKNNRASTTTSTRRTTQRSTRAPRSSAFSAFSSSSTSLSSPSSASTSSASTSSPSASSTSSSSLSSSSSTSDSSSSTFSSPLSSSTASLASASTGSAASSPSSTSSPAPSRSLTDFLADSWHTTLATARRLAAQPLLRLFEGRRDEQGELEDAPEGAAGDRGTGSALGGERKERSDTPSSASSRVGAQPRWPFAGGGRKLSSGVIDTANISEGDASEKKHANGESEQAPDEGGARSGRTEAGASDRAKLGRRGFLPVSSSLAPSGSSSSSLASPSSLFSQLSFSTHALAPSSSDPGPRRENASPVAFVSSLLSPASLSPAPSASAATGAEDSGGSRRGLLPAGGDTRNAQESDSKAGAEAAGNAKPRREGDGASRGAVADPPTANSPEADSWAAAANFVEDSNAGDAVATDAQEGMRKRPGRTTGRTRQERERSGNSHASARPRIEPKGDLQGEEEEGNAVDVDAEANSAATEGGDNEPLTRRGKIPAEAATSENPSREKRTGFLPPSASQASAPASSPLAAFTTTRPPSAASSGASSFAASPSSSASAATSAGATCSRRDEERGLCASAAEAGKRDGVLPTQRESPFPEKKPKEEKAEAEAKSDAKTALHGARGTAEAQYGGATSQESSERENEEENRDSGEEEDREKKTEEGAEPEKARPSADAKEERTESARLTEEERSRGEKKEEKKQGQPEREDKAEAEKAETENEKERGDVQAEKTETKEEATAKKRENAKSPVEEESSKQGEDKAAERKPDTEEEERITPRERNEEARKEAMQKGNEAKDAQAKTEGDAEAGEKEKKKAGRETESEEKEQKATAKRSDDTTSDGDRDKEGEKKRSEAKDTKDRGGDAEEKEEKKRDTAEKTKPETAKKEEKDLQDHASVASHAEAKDIPKEGTWVEPEDYYTFIEGREVIEWDIPVFNGVVHVLGESVLRPDIKTLATQLALWQCTHQFCFDCPRLGGFFLHYLDRKGLLTGPTPFDFEVPPSVRPEWVCRGSKGYFPPGWTKASWKAYVDAAASQPPPGSPKAAAAARNVQRLADEGARRAAENKRKIEERYAEIRRQAAEAYARYNPLEAVEEKVYLPGFYKMKKSYYDKHLYCKGDELERTVAEHFTERDLRFVLPWK, from the exons ATGATCACCTTCTTCCCAGTTCGTGCGTCTTCTTTGTTCCTTCTTGCCTTCGTGTTGATCTCGCTGTTGTTTCCTCTTCTTGTAGTCTCGACGCAGGAGACCGAAGTcgggggcgtcgcggcgccttctgctgtcttctccttcgtcgaACGCAGCGGAGTCCTCCAGCATCCGCACTTTGGGGATTTCCCGCGTGAAGGCGACGCAACAGCGGCTGAAGAGAGGGAACCAGAGCGGGCTCGCGTGGATGCAAAAGAGCCCAGAAATCcacacagaggcgcagccgcgcctccacagaACGGAAGCGACAAGCGGGAAAGCACCACACGAGGGGACGAGAGGGGGAAAGAAGACATTTATGAGGCAGAAGACTCTAGCGCTGACGGGAGCGTTACAGCCGACCACGGTGGCAAGGAGGACAGGTCGGAAAGGAATGAACACAGCCTCGGCGCTCGGCGACTCGTCGGAGAAAGTGAtgaggaggccggcgcagagaagggtGGCGAtgaggaggcagaaggccgggcggcgcccgcgaagcgcgGGGAAGGGAGAGGAACGAAGGCGTCGACCGACGAGGAGAGCCCCGGCAGGCCTCACACCACAGAgggggacgacgaggcgagagagggaagagcGAGCCGAATCCTTGCGAGGGCACAAATGAATTCAACGAGAAAAGGGAGAGGCGAACAAGAAAACGCGGTTTCAACAGGAGCGCTCGGGGCGTCCGCGGACGAGGAACCCCCTGCGCGCCGACGAAGAAAGGGCGAGTCTGCAcgcgcttcggcgcccgATGCAGCTCCAGAAATCCTCACTGCGCCTGCGAGTTTCTTCTTcccttctctcgcttcttcctcgcctgccgttGATGCTTTTTCTGACTcgagcgcgcctctcgcggcacATCAAGAGGGACACGAAGGGCCTGGCTGGCACACAGACGAGCGgccggcagcgagggcgaccggggaggaagcagatggaaagcggaagaagaaagagggaagagggcgcccgcgagagggGGAGGCACAGTCGGCTGACAGCGGTCGCggggacgcggagagaagaaagacggaAGAAGAGATGAGACGAATAGATGAGGAAAGAAGGCGAATCGATGAAGAAATTCGCGCAGACGAATGGAGAAGGGCCTCGTGGGAACGAcagcgagacgctgcgcatgcctcattgtcttctctctcttctgccgaGTCAAGTGGTTTGAATGCTTCGTCGCTGTCTCCcccttcttttttttctctggaGTCGGCCGAGTCTTCTTCTGATCCTTCGACTTCGTTGTCCCTTCCCTCCTTACTTTCTTCGGTATCTTCTCCCTCCttgtctgcgccttcggctcCTTCCACTCCGGTCgctccttcgtcctctctcgcagcgccttctccttcgaTCGTTTATTCTCCCTCGTTTTCGTCTCGTCCATCTTCCCCACCGTTTcctccgcatgcgccggccgcgctcgAGACACCGCCTCTCGTTTCACCTGTGCTTCCgccctttttttctcttgaTTCCTTTCTGCCTTCACCCGCTTTACTTGCCTCTTCCGTCCATCCTTCGCTCTCGTATTCGCCCTTCCCGGCCTCCTCAgctgcttcgctctctgcgtcggaCTCTGCGAGCTTCTCGCCGGAGGTCTGGGCGGCGCCTGtatcttctcttctctcgcccgTGTGGGGTGGTgctggcgaggcgctcggGTCTACGCTGGTTGCGTTGGGCAACTTCGAGGATCCCCTCCaaggcgagagacaggcgcaaGGTCCCGACCGTGAGGCGGTGCGCGCCAAGCCcgagggcgcgacgacggagagcgagggaAGGCCACCGACCCCGCGACGCCTGCCGTTCAGGGTTGACGACGAGCGgaaacgcggaggaggcgcgccacgAAAACGCACCGACGCAGACAGAAGTGAAGCTCACGCCGCACCTGGTGCGGATGCCCTACAAGAATCCAGCGAAGCGGCGTTGCGGCTGGCGGGGCCCCGGGAGCGCCGGGAGGACGCGGTACTGGAGCCAACTGGACTTCTGCCGCCACAGGAACTCAAGTCCGTGCGCAGACCCAAGAAAGCTGAAGTCGTTCGGGCAagcggccgcgaagggcgcgacgcgacgcaAAAACTCACGCGAGGTGAGGACGCACGCcagggagagacgcagacgcgcccgacTCGCGAAGAGACCGACACGCTTTTTTCcgctgaagcagcagagaagcagggccgcggagacggagggagagaggaagagaagccGAGGCCGCTCCTTGAGAGCAGCGCCCAAccggcagagaggcgaagcgacTCTGGAGAAAATGCAGCGTATGACCACCACGGGGAAaggctcgccttcctgccgCTGAACCCGAGCGACCGCCCACAAGACgaaaagcagaagagagagagcgacggaggtggcagtctgcgcgacgcgcggaaaACGGCAGCGGACAGCGGCAGAGAGGGCGCAcgacgcgacgcagccgaACTCTCGCCCtacgaagcagaagacagcGGAAACGTCTCTTCAGCGAGTGGAGCTGAGCCACAACCTGAGGGCGCTCCAAGTGAGGCAGAGACCAACACGCGAGAAGAGAttcgccgcagagagggagacgagacTCCCGATAGTGGGAGAGGGGGCCCCGGCGTGCTGTCGGCGCTCACCCGGAGAGAGGAGCTAAGCACAGCCGTCATccgggcgggcggcggagaggcggaacTCCAGCCTGAAGCACGGGGAGCGGCAGAAAGAAACTCGGCAGggaggggcgacgcagaccaCTTGAaaggaggcgccgaagaggacgaagaggagctgaGGGAGGATGGCGACGctggaggaagaggcgcggaCATCCAAGGCGAAGCCGATCATGAAGCGACAGCGGAAACCCCAGAAGGCGTGCTCCCGCTGCGAGCCCGCGGTCACGGCAAAAGTCCTCTCATCCCCTGGTCCGGGGGcaaagcagaggaagaagtcgAAGGTCGCCGCAGGGAAGGCAGGCAGAGTGAGAcggagaaggaaaagaaggaagaggaggagaagagagacgacgcgaagaaggacaggagcggagcgaggcgtagcagcgacgaggcgccgcgagagagaaagaggcaggcagaggcggctgacgaggaggcgcgcgacgccgagaaggagGGGGAAAGTCTGACTGCGGAAGCGGGGTCGCGAAAACCAGAGGacacgacgacgcagacaaaGGCAGACAGAGGGTCGGGCGTGCTGCCTGGAAccgacgagaagaaggaaaacccCACAACAATTACctgggcgggggggagaggcgtcgccgcccagccacgcgcgggagaggagaagcaggaGGACGCAAGGATGAAGGAGACCAAGGAAGAGTCCAGggaggagaaaagagaggggGCAAAGCGCAAGAAAGACGAGCgagcagaaagcgagaacgagacagcgaagagcaACTtagaggagggagagagtgCGGAGAACGACGAGCACacggagggcgaaggcgatgaAAACCAAGCGAAAAAAGACAGCAAGGAAGGTGAAGAGACGCAAGCCGACGACGAAGGGGCGCGGAATAAGGAGGAAAACGGGGACCGCGAAAAACACAAAacagaggaggacggcgcggccgagAAAACAGAAGAAGACCGCAAGAAAGACGAGCCGGATCAAAGTggaagcgcgggcgagcgcgcagcCAAAGAAGGCGAGCAAGACACCAAGAAAACCAAAGATGAAGGGTCCGCcgaaaaggagaagaaagacgcgcaggacgagagcgccgcagacaaAGAGGATGAAGCAAGCTTGAAAGCAGGCGACCCACAGGAGAGCACGAAAAacagcgacgaagacgaggaggcgacgaaggcgaaagaCGACGGGGGCATGGAGAAGAAGGATAAACCGGATaagagcgacggcagcaagacggccgaggaggaaagaaACGCAAATggagagcgcagcgaggagaaagaggaagacgaagaggagaccgagacgaaggagaagacgccaTCGATAAGCGAAAAGCGTAAGAAGAATCGAGGAGACGgcaagacggcggaggacgaaggcgtTTCAGAAGAAGACTCAGAGGCGAAcgaagcgcgagacggcagcgTGGCAAAGAACAAGCCTAAAGATGACGAGATACCGCGCGaagccgagaagaagaaaaccgcacacgcccgcgacgcagccaAGTCGGCAGAAGACGACTCGGTCTCCACAacgggagacgaggcgcggggcggcgcagacgattctcagaagaaagacgcgcgcTCTTCGTCCGCAGACCGCGGCAAGAGAGCTTCAACGTCGGCGTCGAGGTCGCGGACGCCGGGCTCTGCGGGAAAGAAAGACGAGCCGAGGCCGGGCGCCGCATACACTCCCGACGGCATCAAGGTCTCGCCAAAGTTCGCTATTGAGGCGatcgaggacgaagaagatcTCATGGTTCTCGCGACGATGATAAAAGAGAATCCGCTGCTCCAGGGAGACACGCTGCTGAAACACGTCGCCATGACTATCTTCGCGCCCGTGGACTCAGCGATGGGCAATCCCTACATCGATTTCGACAAGCTCCGCAGGCTG CACTGGGTGAACTCTAGAGGCGTCCATCCGAGTCTGTTTGCTTGCGGGGTGTTCGCTGCTGTTTTCGGCGTTCGTGCGACATCTGCGGGCGCCTTGCCTGCGGCGTTGCGAGGCACTCaccccgcctgcgcgcatATGCTTGCGGCCGCCCACAAACACACACTgactcgaggcgcgcgacgcgccttGACTGCCCGCTGGTGGAAGCCACATGCAGCGACACATTCCGTCTCTTCTTGTCTGGGGTTTCAGAAGAGCGCGATCCCGAATCCGGAGAAGACCGAGGAGACGATGGTGTTCATGCACGTAGTGGCTCCCCGGATTATCGATCCCAGTCGGATCTCCGAAGTCCCGCAGACCTTCGAGGCGAAAAACAAACAACTCTTGACTCTCTATCGCCTCCCCAAGCCCTCGACAACGGCTACAAGCACCGCCGTCACCTCGACCACGTCGCGcacgtcttcctcctcgcggaattccacttcttcctcttcttctccgccgccgggttcgtctgcgtctgctgcggctcggcgGAGGTCGGAGCCGCCGgagggcgctgcgggcgacgagggtgAAGGCGGCAAGCTCGACGGGAAAGACGGCGggagcggcgacgacagggcgggcgcgcggtcgccgtcctcctcatcgagaggaagagagcgcgagagacactccgcggcggcctctgcgtcggctgaagaggaggacgccgacaaGAAGCGATCCCcctccgcttccgcgtccCGCCCGGAGGCTTCGGTCTCGTCGGGTCCAGGCTCGGGGGGGaacgagggagggagagggagagagacgaactCCGCCTCGGATGGCGCCTTCAATAGAGGCCGCGCAcggggccgccgcgacgcagccgcctctggtgcctcgtcgcggcgactcgcAGAGTGGGATTGTGGCGACTCCTCGTGTACGCTCGCGGCTGCAAGCCCCTCCCTCGCGTCGCATTCGCAGTATTCGTCGCCCGACtcggctctctcttctgccgccttcgccgttccTGCGGACGCTCCTTCCTTCGATTCGCcgttctcctcttccgcgcctgcctccctTTTTCCGCCGTCTAGCGACTTGGAGtatgcgccggcgcgggggtTTGGTGACGCCACACATCTGGGCTacgaagccgcggagccaACCTTTTGGCCGTCGTCTCCTCAACCCCctgacgcgcatgcgcctcgaTCCTCGGCagcttctttcttcctcccaggcgccgctgcccctctgtctctcctctcgcctcgtccCGCGCGTTCGTCGCTTTCGCCGACAGCTGTCGACTCCTCCTCGACCTTCACCTCCGCGTactcggcgccctcggcgtcgctccacTCTCCCTTCGAGTCTCTCcatgcgcccgcgccccgtGTTGGGATGTTGCACAGCCCCGGCAGAGACAGCCTTGGAGACAGCTTCGGAGACCCCTGGAGCCTAGAGGGGTGGCAGGCGCTTTCAGAGCCGCACACGCACTTCTCTCAccctgcgcagcgcctcccaCAGTCCACAGCGGTCTTCTCCGCACACGTCCAGCCGCCCtcggccgccccgccggccGAGTCGAACCGCACCGCGGTTGcatcgccggcggaggccccGCGCGAATCAGCCTTTGAAGACATGCGCGTCATGGCGCACGGGCGAATCGCGCGCGTGGTCGGGATCGTGAAGACGAAGCGGGGATTCATCTACAAAATCAACAAGTTCCTCGCGCCCCGGTGGAGCCCGGGGCCCAACATCGTGGACTTCATCCGCACCCGAGACCGGTTCTCTAAGAGCAACTACTTCCTGGCTGCCACGCCGCCCGAGCTCGTCGAAGAG ctgaagcTCGCAGGCCCCGTGACGCTCTTCCTGGTGCCAGACTCGGGCTGGGTGTTCCCCAACGGGGAGATCGTGCCTTACTGCGTCTTTCGGAGTCTTGCGCTGCCTTCGAACCGCGTCTACGTCCAGGAGATCATCTCCTGGTTCGCCGTCCCCGGAATCTGGAACAAGACGATGATTCAGCGCGCCGACTGGCTGCCGACCCTCGGAGACGGTCCTaacctcgccgtcgcccacgtgaacggccgcggcgaccgcatCCGCCCCGTGAggctccgcgcggcctcgtcccctcctcctgctgacgtgccgaagacgccggacgacctcgagcgcgcggctgccctcgacgcgctccgcgtcgcccgagctgcagaggagaagatACAGGAAGCGCTGcatggcggaggcgacgcaggctcGCAGGGAGCGGGCGAGAaaaaggccgccgcggcgcacgcgcgacgccgagagagaggagacgcgccggactcgaggcgcagggaaggAGATAGCGAGGCCGAGACCGCGCCGGAGGACGCACGAAAAACGGAAGCCAACGCCaagaaggcagagaaagacgaggaagaggaaggcaaCACAAAGGAAGATAACAGAAAGGAAGAtagcgaaaaaaaagagagtgagaagaaagggagcgagaagaaagggagcgagaagaaagagagcgaaaagaaagagggcgaaaagaaagagagcgaccgggaggaggagagggaagACAAGAACAATCGCGCTTCTACTACAACTTCGACACGCCGCACCACGCAACGATCGACCAGGGCACCCCGATCCTCTgctttttccgctttttccTCGTCTTCAACTTCCTTGTCAtcgccttcctcggcttcgacttcctcggcgtcgacttcctctccttcagcCTCTTCAACGTCCTCATCTTCACTGAGCTCCTCCTCATCGACGTCGGATTCATCTTCCTCAactttctcttctccgctctcttcttccactGCCTCTTTGGCCTCGGCTTCCACAGgatctgcggcgtcttcgccttcctcgacttcttcgcccgcgccttcgcgttcGCTTACCGACTTCCTCGCTGACTCCTGGCACACAACcctcgcgaccgcgcggcgcctcgcagcgcagccgctcctGAGGCTCTTTGAAGGAAGGCGCGACGAACAGGGAGAGCTCGAAGACGCGCCAGAGGGTGCCGCCGGCGATCGCGGAACTGGCAGCGCGCTGGGtggggagagaaaagaacGCAGCGACACACCCTCCTCAGCAAGCTCCCGAGTTGGCGCACAGCCACGCTGGCCGTTCGCAGGTGGCGGCAGGAAGCTGAGCAGTGGCGTGATCGACACGGCAAACATAtcagaaggcgacgcaagCGAGAAAAAGCACGCTAATGGAGAATCAGAACAAGCGCCAGATGAAGGAGGAGCCCGTTCAGGGAGGACAGAGGCAGGTGCGAGCGACAGGGCGAAACTCGGTCGGCGAGGATTCCTAcccgtctcctcgtctctcgctccatccggctcgtcgtcctcgtctcttgcctctccttcttctttgtTTTCTCAACTTTCTTTTTCGACTCACGCGCTCgctccctcgtcgtcggaCCCAGGACCTCGCAGAGAGAACGCGTCTCCTGTCGCATTCgtttcgtctcttctctcccccgcttctctgtctcctgcgccctccgcgtccgcggcgaccggcgcagaAGACTCCGGCGGCTCACGAcgcggcctcctccccgccggcggagacacgcgcaaCGCGCAGGAAAGCGATTcgaaggcaggcgcggaggcagcaggcaacgcgaagccgaggcgcgaaggcgatgGTGCCAGCCGTGGCGCAGTAGCCGACCCGCCAACCGCGAACTCGCCAGAGGCGGATTCGtgggcagcagctgcgaacTTCGTGGAGGACTcgaacgcaggcgacgcggtggcaacagacgcgcaggagggcaTGCGGAAGCGTCCAGGGAGAACAACTGGTCGCACAcgacaagagagagagcgaagcgggAACTCACACGCCtcagcgcgcccgcggatAGAGCCGAAAGGAGACCTccagggcgaggaagaggaaggtAACGCAGTCGATGTAGACGCGGAAGCGAACTCTGCCGCGACCGAGGGAGGCGACAATGAGCCTTTGACACGCAGGGGGAAGATcccggcggaggcagccacCTCTGAAAACCCCtcgcgagagaagcgaacAGGATTTTTGCCGCCATCAGCCTCTCAGgcttccgcgcctgcgtcgtcgcctctcgcggcgttcaccacgacgcggccgccctctgcagcttcttcgggcgcgtcgtcgttcgccgcttctccttcttcttccgcgtctgctgcgacgTCCGCAGGAGCGACTTGCAGTCGCAGAGATGAAGAACGCGGCCTctgtgcgtctgccgcggaggcggggaagCGGGATGGCGTCTTGCCGACTCAGCGCGAGTCGCCGTTTCCAGAGAAGAAGCccaaagaagagaaagcagaagcagaggcaaAGAGCGACGCGAAAACGGCGCTCCATGGAGCGAGAGGgacagcagaggcgcagtATGGAGGGGCGACGTCCCAAGAGTCGAGCGAGAGGGAAaatgaagaagaaaacagagactcaggcgaggaagaagacagggagaagaaaacagaggagggcgccgaaCCGGAAAAAGCGAGGCCAAGTGCCGACGCGAAGGAAGAGAGGACGGAAAGTGCGAGACTCACCGAAGAAGAGAGATcgcggggagagaagaaagaagagaaaaaacaaggGCAGCCTGAGAGAGAAGAtaaggcggaggccgagaaggcggaaaCAGAAAACGAAAAGGAACGCGGAGACGTGCAGGCAGAGAAGACTGAGACAAAAGAGGAGGCAActgcgaagaaacgcgagaaTGCCAAGTCGCCCGTCGAAGAGGAAAGCTCCAAGCAGGGCGAAGACAAGGCAGCCGAGAGAAAACCCGAcaccgaagaagaagagaggataACGCCTCGTGAGAGGAACGAGGAGGCACGAAAAGAAGCGATGCAGAAGGGAAACGAGGCAAAAGACGCTCAAGCAAAAACTGAgggggacgcggaggcaggagagaaagagaagaagaaagccggGCGTGagacggagagcgaagagaaagagcaAAAAGCAACTGCCAAGCGGAGCGATGACACAACGTCTGACGGCGATCGCGacaaagaaggcgagaagaagcggagcgaggcgaaagatacgaaagacagaggcggcgacgccgaagagaaagaggagaaaaagagagacaccgccgagaagacgaagcccgagactgcgaagaaagaggaaaaagacTTACAAGACCACGCCAGCGTCGCCTCTCATGCAGAAGCAAAGGACATCCCGAAGGAGGGGACTTGGGTCGAGCCAGAAGACTATTACACGTTCATCGAAGGACGAGAAGTCATTGAGTGG GACATTCCGGTGTTCAACGGAGTCGTCCACGTGCTGGGGGAGTCGGTTCTGCGCCCAGACATCAAGACGCTGGCTACGCAGCTCGCGCTGTGGCAATGCACCCATCAGTTCTGCTTCGACtgcccgcgcctcggcgggtTTTTCCTCCACTACCTGGATCGCAAAGGGCTGCTCACCGGCCCTACGCCCTTCGACTTCGAGGTCCCTCCGTCCGTCAGGCCTGAATGG GTGTGTCGCGGCTCGAAGGGGTACTTTCCTCCGGGCTGGACGAAGGCCTCTTGGAAGGCCTacgtcgacgccgcggcgtcacagccgccgccaggctcgccgaaggccgcggctgcggcgcggaaTGTGCAGAGACTGGCGGACGAaggtgcgcggcgcgcggctgaaaACAAACGAAAAATCGAAGAGCGATACGCGGAAATCAG GCGacaagcggcggaggcgtacGCGCGCTACAATCCCTTGGAGGCAGTCGAGGAGAAGGTCTATTTGCCGGGTTTTTACAAAATGAAGAAAAGCTACTACGACAAGCATCTCTACTGCAAAGGCGACGAGCTCGAGCGCACCGTTGCTGAACACTTCACAGAGAGAGATCTCAGATTCGTGCTGCCCTGGAAGTAA